Proteins found in one Alteromonas macleodii genomic segment:
- a CDS encoding methyl-accepting chemotaxis protein — translation MKVLEKAKQYYETVLAEKIKVLKEKTGNMQDSLLLWGGLLAVTVVGVVGSLSIPIEIMGLHGGVCVTILAMLTFVPWYANRQNRMFAAKLSRQESYLQETSSQLSETHAQVNDYVAILKGQMDGISAITEDASMELMKALYEIESSIQDSIDNVELGQKNALNCKEKSADEFVLAAQRLSNIKEMINTQRAQQIADTEAIQGVMREVENLKELTELVKNIASQTNLLALNAAIEAARAGEYGRGFAVVAEQVRILSSQSSEAAEKIETGIKSALDAAHLQGEKMLNSTRANDTCELLTGFSESLENITAHYRVLEELNPKMLACFSQSATEVAFKVSGAIAKIQFQDIIRQRTEHVKLEQDAIVSLFGQFSSYINNREHFDESFNLSTKEMFEKYVMEDQRKIHFDINESSSEEKNEFEEAREPKIELF, via the coding sequence ATGAAAGTACTTGAAAAAGCAAAGCAGTATTACGAAACAGTGCTCGCTGAGAAAATAAAAGTGCTTAAGGAAAAGACAGGTAACATGCAGGATTCGCTTTTACTTTGGGGCGGGCTTTTAGCCGTAACAGTAGTAGGCGTAGTGGGGTCGCTGAGTATACCTATAGAGATAATGGGCCTGCATGGGGGAGTCTGTGTAACTATTTTAGCAATGTTGACCTTTGTGCCTTGGTATGCAAACCGACAGAATCGCATGTTTGCTGCCAAGTTAAGTCGTCAAGAAAGCTATTTGCAAGAAACTTCATCGCAGTTAAGCGAAACCCATGCTCAGGTTAATGATTACGTAGCCATATTAAAAGGGCAAATGGATGGCATAAGTGCAATAACTGAAGACGCCTCAATGGAGCTAATGAAAGCGCTGTATGAGATTGAAAGCAGTATTCAAGATAGTATCGACAACGTTGAATTGGGTCAGAAGAATGCTCTTAATTGTAAGGAGAAAAGTGCAGACGAGTTTGTGCTGGCGGCGCAGCGCCTATCTAATATAAAAGAAATGATCAATACACAGCGCGCGCAACAGATTGCAGATACTGAAGCCATTCAAGGGGTAATGCGTGAGGTTGAAAACCTAAAGGAACTCACCGAATTAGTTAAAAATATTGCTTCGCAAACCAATTTATTAGCCCTTAATGCTGCAATTGAAGCGGCGCGAGCTGGCGAATACGGACGCGGGTTTGCCGTGGTAGCTGAACAAGTGCGCATTTTATCGTCTCAGTCTTCAGAAGCAGCAGAAAAAATTGAAACGGGTATTAAATCTGCCCTTGATGCAGCGCATCTGCAGGGCGAAAAAATGCTGAACTCAACACGAGCAAATGATACGTGCGAATTACTAACAGGGTTTTCTGAATCGCTGGAAAATATAACGGCACACTATCGTGTACTAGAAGAGCTTAACCCCAAGATGCTGGCCTGCTTCTCGCAAAGTGCAACAGAGGTTGCATTTAAAGTCAGTGGGGCAATCGCAAAAATTCAATTCCAAGATATTATTCGCCAGCGCACCGAACACGTGAAACTAGAGCAAGACGCCATTGTTAGTCTGTTTGGACAGTTTTCTTCTTACATTAACAACCGCGAGCATTTTGATGAGTCGTTTAATTTAAGCACTAAAGAAATGTTTGAAAAGTATGTGATGGAAGATCAGCGTAAAATCCATTTCGATATTAATGAGTCTTCATCTGAAGAGAAAAATGAGTTTGAAGAGGCCCGAGAGCCTAAGATAGAACTGTTTTAA
- a CDS encoding prepilin peptidase — protein sequence MDAIITLSQLYPALFYSLVFFVSLMVGSFLNVVIYRLPIMMERSWQQEYESYFSDGASGGESNGANISADEKSPVSTDTFNLVKPDSTCPSCGHKIRAWENIPVISYLFLKGKCAKCKVGISIRYPLVELFTAIACTFAAYQFGVTSQAVWVVIFTYVLVALLFIDLDKMLLPDQLTLPLLWLGLLLSTQNIFVGTTDAIIGAAAGYLSLWSVYWLFKLVTGKEGMGYGDFKLLAALGAFTGWQGLPVIILLSSFVGAIAGILIMVIQNKGKSLAIPFGPYLAVAGWLTLLYKEEIITAYLNAVL from the coding sequence ATGGATGCCATAATAACGCTTAGTCAGCTCTACCCTGCTTTATTTTATTCTCTTGTTTTTTTTGTAAGCTTAATGGTGGGCAGTTTCCTAAACGTGGTGATTTATCGCCTGCCTATTATGATGGAGCGCAGCTGGCAGCAAGAGTATGAAAGCTATTTTAGTGATGGCGCAAGTGGCGGTGAAAGTAACGGCGCCAACATATCTGCCGATGAAAAGTCCCCCGTATCCACAGATACGTTTAACCTAGTAAAACCAGACAGCACCTGCCCAAGCTGCGGCCACAAGATTCGCGCGTGGGAAAATATCCCGGTTATCAGCTATCTGTTTCTCAAAGGCAAATGTGCCAAATGCAAAGTAGGCATTTCAATACGCTATCCGCTTGTTGAGCTTTTCACAGCTATAGCCTGTACCTTCGCAGCGTATCAGTTTGGCGTGACTTCCCAGGCAGTGTGGGTGGTAATCTTCACCTATGTGCTTGTTGCGCTGCTGTTTATTGACTTAGATAAAATGTTGCTACCCGACCAGTTAACACTGCCTTTGCTTTGGCTAGGCTTACTGTTAAGTACACAAAACATATTTGTTGGCACTACCGATGCCATTATCGGTGCTGCAGCCGGCTATTTAAGCTTATGGTCTGTTTACTGGCTATTTAAATTAGTTACAGGTAAGGAAGGCATGGGCTATGGCGATTTTAAACTGCTCGCTGCACTTGGGGCATTTACTGGCTGGCAAGGCTTGCCTGTTATTATCTTGCTGTCTTCATTTGTGGGTGCCATTGCAGGCATACTCATTATGGTCATTCAGAATAAAGGCAAATCGTTAGCAATTCCTTTTGGCCCCTATTTGGCCGTGGCAGGCTGGCTAACCCTACTTTACAAAGAAGAAATCATTACTGCCTATCTTAATGCAGTGCTATAA
- a CDS encoding ParA family protein — MKVITVANRKGGTAKTTTVVNLAYGFAQAGKRVMVIDLDNQGHVMHGLKALGCAPQNEITELPINHFFTSVVKCSENIYATNVDTNKANTNDNITLDTLRNWCDSVPVTTHFDIVLIDTPPTLSPQLMAALSAATDIIIPATPLPLASDGVQKLLTACRNAMAERKFRATRLTILPVMVEQNLKLHRQELSGWYERYGRNKVLVPIRKSIKLAEAFAQNKPVFAYAPHSRGAHDYTELCKQLIG; from the coding sequence ATGAAAGTGATCACGGTGGCTAATCGCAAAGGCGGTACAGCAAAAACTACAACAGTAGTAAACCTTGCTTATGGTTTCGCCCAAGCGGGTAAACGAGTAATGGTCATAGACCTTGATAATCAGGGGCACGTGATGCACGGCTTAAAAGCGCTTGGATGTGCACCACAAAACGAGATTACCGAATTGCCAATTAACCACTTTTTCACGTCAGTAGTGAAATGCTCAGAAAACATTTACGCAACCAATGTAGATACGAACAAGGCCAATACGAACGATAACATTACTTTAGACACTCTACGCAATTGGTGCGACTCAGTTCCTGTTACAACACATTTCGACATTGTGTTAATCGATACACCGCCGACCCTGAGTCCGCAACTGATGGCCGCGCTATCAGCCGCTACCGACATTATTATTCCCGCTACCCCTTTACCGCTTGCCAGTGACGGCGTGCAAAAATTATTAACGGCCTGCAGAAACGCTATGGCGGAGCGAAAGTTCAGAGCGACTAGGCTAACCATTTTACCCGTAATGGTTGAACAAAATTTAAAGCTTCACAGGCAAGAACTTAGTGGCTGGTATGAACGCTACGGGCGCAACAAAGTACTGGTTCCCATAAGAAAGAGTATCAAATTAGCCGAGGCATTTGCTCAAAACAAACCCGTTTTTGCTTATGCACCTCACAGTCGTGGCGCACACGACTATACTGAATTATGTAAACAATTAATCGGCTAG
- the zapD gene encoding cell division protein ZapD codes for MGSAVFEFPLKEKVRNYLRVEQLLGQLKITAKSEHTHLQLVFFEQLFELLDLIERLDLRSDLTKDLEAHEKNLVYWSKHPKIDSTALEQALKTVLTLKQKLKTDRRFGSALKDDKLLSAIRQRFAIPGGACSFDLPNLHFWLQQPLEQRQNEIAQWLETLGLLDDAIAVSLSFIRERGQFVNVVAENGFYQGAAEDKNELIRVKCSVDDGYYPTLSGNKYRYALRFMLFSPQEGQAGAVENSIQFRLAAC; via the coding sequence ATGGGTAGCGCTGTATTCGAGTTTCCACTAAAGGAAAAAGTACGTAACTATTTACGTGTTGAGCAGCTGCTTGGTCAACTTAAAATAACCGCCAAATCAGAACACACGCACCTTCAGCTTGTGTTTTTTGAACAACTTTTCGAACTGCTCGACCTAATAGAAAGGCTCGATCTTCGTTCAGATTTAACCAAAGATCTTGAAGCTCACGAAAAGAATTTAGTCTATTGGTCAAAACACCCCAAGATAGACAGTACGGCGTTAGAGCAAGCGTTGAAAACAGTACTTACTTTAAAGCAAAAGCTAAAGACAGATCGCCGTTTTGGTAGCGCGCTAAAAGACGATAAACTGCTTAGCGCCATTAGACAGCGCTTTGCCATACCCGGCGGCGCATGTAGCTTTGACCTTCCTAATTTGCACTTTTGGTTACAGCAGCCGCTTGAACAGCGTCAAAACGAAATTGCACAATGGTTAGAGACTTTAGGGCTTCTTGACGATGCAATTGCGGTTAGCCTATCGTTTATCCGTGAGCGAGGTCAGTTTGTAAATGTGGTGGCCGAGAACGGCTTTTACCAAGGCGCTGCGGAAGATAAAAACGAACTGATACGCGTAAAGTGCAGTGTAGATGATGGCTACTACCCAACCTTAAGTGGCAACAAATACCGTTACGCCCTACGTTTTATGTTGTTTTCGCCGCAAGAAGGCCAAGCTGGCGCAGTGGAAAACAGTATTCAGTTTCGTTTAGCGGCCTGCTAA
- the coaE gene encoding dephospho-CoA kinase (Dephospho-CoA kinase (CoaE) performs the final step in coenzyme A biosynthesis.): MDKQNAFVVGLTGGIGSGKSAATAIFEKLGIDIVDADEVARVVVEVGSEGLLHIAEHFGERILLEDGSLNRAALRERVFADAKEKHWLNGLLHPLIRSRMQQLISESTSPYCILSVPLLVENKLTEMCNHVVVVDCPETLQLERALKRDGSTEQTIKSIMASQATRKERIDAANDVIDNSTTLEALASQISTLHQKLLSLASM, translated from the coding sequence ATGGATAAACAAAACGCGTTCGTAGTGGGCCTGACCGGCGGTATAGGCAGTGGTAAATCGGCTGCTACTGCTATTTTTGAAAAACTCGGCATTGATATTGTTGATGCTGACGAAGTTGCGCGTGTCGTAGTTGAAGTAGGTTCAGAAGGCTTACTGCATATTGCCGAACATTTTGGTGAAAGGATTTTGCTAGAAGATGGAAGCCTTAATCGCGCCGCCCTTCGCGAAAGAGTATTCGCCGATGCAAAAGAAAAACATTGGTTAAACGGCTTGCTCCACCCCCTTATCCGCTCTCGAATGCAACAGCTAATCAGCGAGTCGACATCGCCCTATTGTATTTTATCCGTGCCCTTACTTGTTGAAAACAAACTGACCGAAATGTGTAACCATGTAGTGGTGGTAGATTGTCCAGAGACATTGCAGCTTGAACGGGCATTAAAACGGGACGGTAGCACAGAGCAAACTATAAAAAGTATTATGGCTTCGCAGGCTACACGTAAAGAACGTATTGATGCGGCAAATGACGTAATAGATAACAGCACGACCTTGGAAGCGCTCGCCAGTCAAATATCAACTTTACACCAAAAACTACTCAGCCTTGCTTCAATGTAA
- a CDS encoding type II secretion system F family protein, which translates to MAKAAIVFTWQGKDRNGQARKGEISATSLSEAKNLLRRQGISANKVKKLAKPLFGGAKKIKPADISVISRQIATMLAAGVTLIQSLEMIAQGHANPSMRKLLGEITEEVKSGNPLSSALRKHPLYFDDLYCDLVYTGEQSGALETIYDRIATYKEKAEALKSKIKKAMFYPIAVLVVAFIVTTILLIFVVPQFEEIFSSFGAELPAFTLFVLAISRFVQDYGIFIAMGVAAAGFMFVRAHRRSQKLRDSVDRNILKIPVIGEILKKASIARFTRTLATTFAAGVPLIGALESAAGASGNAVYRDAILYIRKEVAGGMPMHVAMRATQVFPDMVTQMIAIGEESGAVDEMLSKIATIYEAEVDDMVDGLTSLLEPMIMAVLGVVIGGLIVAMYLPIFEMGNVV; encoded by the coding sequence ATGGCGAAGGCAGCTATAGTATTTACTTGGCAAGGAAAGGACAGAAATGGCCAAGCTAGAAAAGGCGAAATTTCTGCCACCTCGCTTTCTGAAGCCAAAAATCTTTTACGTCGCCAGGGCATTTCCGCCAATAAAGTAAAAAAGTTAGCTAAGCCATTATTTGGTGGCGCAAAAAAAATAAAACCCGCTGATATTTCTGTTATCTCCCGTCAAATCGCGACTATGTTGGCTGCAGGTGTGACCCTTATCCAATCTCTTGAAATGATTGCACAAGGCCATGCGAATCCGTCAATGCGGAAATTACTGGGTGAAATAACTGAAGAAGTAAAATCGGGTAATCCACTATCTTCAGCACTGCGAAAACACCCCCTTTATTTTGACGACTTATATTGTGATTTAGTGTATACGGGCGAGCAGTCTGGTGCGCTAGAAACCATCTACGACCGAATTGCGACATACAAGGAAAAAGCTGAAGCACTAAAATCAAAGATCAAAAAAGCGATGTTTTACCCTATCGCGGTTTTGGTTGTTGCTTTTATTGTTACAACTATTCTTCTTATTTTTGTTGTACCTCAGTTTGAAGAAATATTTAGCAGCTTTGGCGCTGAACTCCCAGCGTTTACTCTGTTTGTACTCGCTATTTCGCGTTTTGTACAAGACTACGGTATTTTTATTGCCATGGGCGTGGCAGCCGCAGGCTTTATGTTTGTTCGTGCACACAGACGTAGCCAAAAGCTGCGCGATAGCGTCGACCGCAATATTTTAAAGATTCCGGTTATCGGCGAAATACTTAAAAAAGCTAGTATTGCCCGATTTACCCGAACCCTTGCAACTACCTTTGCAGCAGGTGTTCCGCTAATAGGTGCTCTTGAATCTGCCGCGGGTGCATCTGGTAATGCAGTTTATCGCGATGCTATTTTGTACATACGTAAAGAGGTAGCAGGCGGTATGCCGATGCATGTGGCCATGCGTGCTACCCAAGTATTCCCTGACATGGTGACGCAAATGATTGCCATTGGTGAAGAGTCAGGTGCGGTTGACGAAATGCTGAGCAAAATTGCGACTATTTATGAAGCAGAAGTTGACGACATGGTAGACGGTTTAACCAGCTTGCTTGAACCTATGATCATGGCTGTACTAGGCGTAGTTATCGGAGGCTTGATTGTGGCCATGTACTTGCCTATATTCGAAATGGGTAACGTGGTATAA
- a CDS encoding response regulator has translation MKTVMIVDDASTVRMFHKMLVSTPDRIIEEAENGVEALEKAIGTQVDLFLVDVNMPKMDGYRLCKEIRRNDALRAVPIIMISTESANQDAERAYQCGANYYMTKPVDADMLKSVVSAVIGGSANE, from the coding sequence ATGAAAACAGTAATGATTGTTGATGATGCCTCTACGGTAAGAATGTTCCATAAAATGCTGGTATCTACTCCTGACAGGATAATTGAAGAAGCAGAAAACGGTGTCGAGGCGTTAGAAAAAGCCATAGGTACGCAGGTCGACTTGTTCCTCGTTGATGTGAATATGCCAAAAATGGATGGCTATCGACTGTGTAAAGAGATTCGCCGCAACGATGCGTTACGCGCAGTGCCTATAATCATGATCAGCACAGAGTCGGCTAATCAAGACGCTGAGCGCGCTTATCAGTGCGGTGCAAATTACTACATGACCAAACCCGTCGATGCAGACATGCTGAAGTCGGTGGTGAGTGCAGTGATTGGAGGGAGCGCCAATGAGTGA
- a CDS encoding pilin translates to MMNMNNKNQKGFTLIELMIVVAIIGILAAIALPAYQNYTQKAKFTEVTNATAAAKTAVEICAQTLGTVTGCTSDNNGVPKDVTAGADIVGVTTLNGKITATASTNSKITDDSGNAATFVLEPTFSNGRVTWDSTCTPGSLC, encoded by the coding sequence ATGATGAACATGAATAACAAAAACCAAAAAGGTTTCACCCTAATCGAACTAATGATTGTTGTAGCAATCATCGGTATTCTTGCAGCAATCGCATTGCCTGCTTATCAGAACTACACGCAGAAAGCGAAGTTTACTGAAGTAACCAACGCCACTGCTGCTGCAAAGACTGCGGTTGAGATTTGCGCGCAGACACTTGGAACAGTGACAGGTTGCACTAGTGACAACAATGGCGTGCCTAAAGATGTTACAGCTGGCGCAGACATCGTTGGTGTTACCACGTTGAACGGTAAAATTACTGCAACGGCGTCAACAAACTCTAAGATTACTGACGACTCTGGCAATGCTGCGACATTTGTACTTGAACCTACGTTTTCAAACGGCCGTGTGACTTGGGATTCGACATGTACTCCTGGCTCACTTTGCTAA
- a CDS encoding response regulator, which translates to MSAIHLVDDSATMLMSMEMLLKRAGYTVTKSESAEAAMAALESISPKLIITDLNMPGMNGIELIKTLKQQSKFRFTPMLMLTTESQQSRREEAKAAGATGWLVKPVEPEQLLGVVKQLVPAA; encoded by the coding sequence ATGAGCGCAATACACTTAGTAGATGATTCAGCAACAATGCTAATGAGTATGGAAATGCTGCTTAAACGGGCAGGCTATACAGTAACAAAATCAGAAAGTGCAGAGGCAGCGATGGCGGCACTTGAGTCCATATCGCCCAAATTAATAATAACGGATTTAAACATGCCGGGTATGAACGGTATAGAACTAATAAAAACACTAAAGCAGCAATCTAAATTTAGGTTTACCCCCATGTTGATGTTAACCACGGAGTCGCAGCAAAGTCGTCGAGAAGAAGCGAAAGCTGCTGGTGCTACAGGCTGGCTTGTCAAACCCGTCGAGCCAGAGCAATTGTTAGGTGTAGTAAAGCAGTTGGTACCAGCTGCATAA
- the yacG gene encoding DNA gyrase inhibitor YacG: MEVKCPICAKQVVWAPTSEYRPFCSKKCQLIDLGEWAAEDRKIAGKPAEDATPKDIDVEEIEAMLAQQSDDFFKH, from the coding sequence ATGGAAGTGAAATGTCCTATTTGTGCCAAACAGGTTGTTTGGGCGCCAACCAGCGAATATCGTCCCTTTTGTAGTAAAAAGTGCCAGCTTATTGATTTAGGTGAGTGGGCTGCAGAAGACAGAAAGATTGCGGGTAAGCCTGCAGAAGACGCCACGCCTAAAGATATTGATGTGGAAGAAATCGAGGCGATGTTGGCGCAGCAGTCTGATGACTTTTTTAAACACTAA
- a CDS encoding chemotaxis protein CheA, protein MSELLDAFIGESRENLESASQELLAIQSSGPASERVDKIFRDLHTIKGSSDLFDIKPLTRLAHAAEDLLDSVRANEVAFSDDIGDLLLEALDQISIWFDELEVGSQDLEQWQPISAKLGAQLRHFIDPNGLDSPGNENNAAHNDLTSSDDKALTDEQRDMLAAFSDNADLKLLSQVEGPFCYHIKYTPDEGCFFRGEDPINVALALPGLKAFNIDMPELNHDADIYNCVTNIEALGCADADAIKQHMAYYEGQYSLTVFTSHALRASCVDKIKDNVALIADQTLSDALKENDLEQVHASAGLLLASQDVSDALFDDAKHAVLECLSTAGELDFLNRDAQANESGSEDTHIDKDSTAFSAESTSTDSTAGKLGDDSSQEAEGISPHASVLCGKALAPHEKAILTQQLTLLNSDSYKSEFMFPSIAGLVGNILGETFSDEDAVAVAICNALDDETIKEQADEVQKQRSAEETSVEVSKTEHTAESAEAVGDTKPLSSAEDNAQPVKTERQAVKMLKVDQAKIDYLMDIVGELTVAKNSLPYLAKQAEEEGGSRKLSKQIKAHFSIVNRLTESLQSAVLQIRMVPVSHVFQRYPRLVRDLARKLDKKIELCMQGEDTEFDKNLIESLSEPLIHLLRNSIDHGIESPSERIAAGKSEMGRIDLIATPLDDSVIIEIRDDGKGIDPQKIKLLAFQKGVISEAQLESLDDNEALQLIFAAGFSTSEQVSDLSGRGVGMDAVKTMVSQAGGTIEMHSEVGVGTTFKLLLPQTMSVNRVMMFEVNDQMFGVGMDAVVETVKVPTSDIQRIRNEQVLVIREKLIPLCNLRDALGFEGAEEKEEHSILVVATPQGEFGLIIDKFHEGIDVIQKPLEGVLAGYAHFSGTALLGDGRVLLIINVQEVLAQCL, encoded by the coding sequence ATGAGTGAATTACTTGATGCCTTTATTGGAGAGTCGCGAGAAAACTTAGAATCGGCAAGCCAAGAGCTGTTAGCAATTCAATCGTCTGGACCAGCATCAGAACGCGTAGATAAAATCTTTCGCGATTTGCACACTATCAAAGGGTCGTCTGACTTATTTGATATTAAACCTTTAACTCGGTTAGCCCATGCTGCAGAGGACTTGCTCGATAGTGTAAGAGCGAACGAAGTTGCTTTTAGTGACGATATAGGCGACCTACTGCTTGAAGCCTTAGATCAAATTTCGATATGGTTTGATGAGCTAGAGGTGGGCTCACAAGACCTAGAGCAGTGGCAACCCATCTCGGCTAAGTTAGGGGCACAGTTAAGGCATTTTATCGACCCTAATGGTTTAGACTCGCCTGGTAACGAAAATAACGCTGCACATAATGATTTGACATCATCAGATGATAAAGCCCTCACTGACGAACAAAGAGACATGTTGGCGGCTTTTAGTGATAACGCTGACCTTAAGCTTTTAAGTCAGGTCGAAGGGCCATTTTGTTACCATATTAAATACACGCCAGATGAAGGCTGTTTCTTTCGTGGTGAAGACCCTATAAATGTGGCGCTTGCTTTACCGGGTCTTAAAGCGTTCAACATAGATATGCCCGAACTTAACCATGATGCCGATATTTACAACTGTGTGACCAATATCGAAGCACTTGGTTGTGCAGATGCAGACGCAATTAAGCAGCACATGGCTTATTACGAAGGGCAATATTCCCTTACGGTATTTACTAGCCACGCGTTAAGAGCAAGTTGCGTAGATAAGATTAAAGATAATGTTGCTCTCATTGCTGACCAAACGTTATCGGATGCACTGAAAGAGAATGATCTTGAGCAGGTGCACGCTAGTGCAGGGCTGTTGCTTGCTTCCCAGGACGTAAGTGATGCTCTTTTTGATGATGCGAAGCACGCGGTGCTGGAATGCTTATCGACAGCAGGCGAACTCGACTTTCTGAATCGGGACGCGCAAGCCAATGAAAGTGGGAGTGAAGATACTCATATTGATAAGGACAGTACTGCATTTAGCGCAGAAAGTACTTCTACCGACAGCACGGCTGGCAAACTTGGCGACGATAGCTCACAGGAAGCTGAAGGAATTTCACCACATGCTTCTGTGCTGTGTGGAAAAGCATTAGCCCCCCATGAAAAAGCGATCCTTACACAACAGCTCACGCTTTTGAATTCAGACAGCTATAAGTCAGAGTTTATGTTTCCCTCTATCGCAGGGCTGGTAGGAAATATCTTAGGCGAAACCTTTAGCGACGAAGACGCCGTGGCCGTTGCCATTTGTAATGCGCTCGATGACGAAACAATTAAAGAACAAGCTGATGAAGTACAAAAGCAACGAAGCGCAGAAGAAACATCAGTAGAAGTATCGAAGACCGAGCATACAGCAGAGAGCGCTGAAGCTGTGGGCGACACTAAACCCTTAAGCAGCGCAGAAGACAATGCACAGCCAGTAAAAACCGAGCGCCAAGCAGTTAAGATGCTAAAAGTCGACCAAGCTAAAATCGACTACTTAATGGATATTGTTGGCGAACTCACCGTGGCGAAAAACTCATTGCCTTATCTGGCCAAACAAGCCGAGGAGGAAGGAGGAAGTAGAAAGCTTAGTAAGCAAATAAAAGCACATTTTTCTATTGTTAATCGCTTAACTGAGTCGCTGCAAAGTGCGGTATTGCAAATACGCATGGTACCTGTCTCTCATGTATTCCAGCGCTATCCTCGCTTAGTGAGGGACTTAGCGAGGAAGCTCGATAAAAAGATTGAGCTTTGTATGCAGGGTGAAGACACCGAGTTCGATAAAAACTTAATTGAATCACTTTCAGAGCCGCTTATTCATTTATTGAGAAACAGCATCGATCACGGTATTGAGTCACCGTCTGAGCGGATTGCAGCGGGCAAGTCAGAAATGGGTCGTATTGACCTTATTGCTACGCCTCTTGATGACAGCGTAATAATTGAAATCCGCGATGATGGCAAAGGGATAGATCCACAAAAAATTAAACTACTCGCCTTTCAAAAAGGGGTCATCAGCGAAGCTCAACTAGAGAGCCTAGACGATAACGAAGCCCTACAGCTTATATTCGCTGCTGGTTTTTCTACCTCAGAACAAGTCTCAGATTTGTCTGGACGCGGCGTCGGTATGGATGCGGTAAAAACAATGGTAAGCCAGGCAGGCGGCACTATCGAAATGCACAGCGAAGTAGGTGTAGGTACTACTTTCAAATTGCTGCTACCTCAAACTATGTCGGTTAACCGTGTAATGATGTTTGAAGTAAACGACCAAATGTTTGGTGTGGGAATGGATGCGGTGGTGGAAACTGTGAAAGTGCCCACCTCAGACATTCAGCGCATTCGCAACGAACAGGTTCTTGTTATTCGAGAAAAGCTGATACCACTTTGTAATCTGCGCGACGCATTGGGTTTTGAAGGGGCAGAGGAAAAAGAAGAGCACTCAATTTTGGTGGTAGCAACACCACAGGGAGAGTTCGGGTTAATCATCGATAAATTTCATGAGGGTATTGATGTTATTCAAAAACCTCTTGAAGGGGTGCTAGCGGGATACGCGCACTTTTCGGGAACAGCGTTGCTTGGTGACGGGCGTGTGCTGTTAATCATCAATGTACAAGAGGTGTTAGCCCAATGCCTATAG
- a CDS encoding aspartoacylase, with translation MFNSIALVGGTHGNETSGIQLIKNWQQFGLPSRFNELNVSLNIANEAALDANVRFVEEDLNRQFTFERLSNDNTAKEAVLAKSLNEKFGPKGNSNTDFVIDIHNTTSEMGATLIILEADEFHVQLARFVKQQMPEANILVEDEKPYLEHGYLCTTGKKGVMIEVGGQPQGVLREDVYLLTQTMAEAILDFCVAYNNQKIETDALPACEAFRLGENVGFPLDGNGARTAMIHHSLQDNDFKPLLPGSPMFRTFDGKDILWDGEKETYPHFINEAAYFKLDVAFATAQRITL, from the coding sequence ATGTTTAACTCTATCGCGCTTGTTGGTGGTACTCATGGCAATGAAACCAGTGGTATTCAGCTTATTAAAAACTGGCAACAGTTTGGGCTACCTTCGCGATTTAATGAGCTAAACGTTTCATTGAACATAGCTAACGAAGCTGCTCTAGACGCTAACGTGCGGTTTGTAGAAGAAGATTTAAATCGGCAGTTTACCTTTGAGCGCTTATCAAATGACAACACCGCTAAAGAAGCCGTGCTTGCTAAATCATTGAATGAAAAATTCGGTCCGAAAGGTAACTCAAATACCGACTTTGTTATTGATATTCACAACACCACCAGCGAGATGGGCGCCACGCTAATTATTCTAGAAGCGGATGAATTTCACGTTCAGTTAGCACGATTTGTTAAACAACAAATGCCCGAAGCGAATATTTTGGTGGAAGACGAAAAGCCTTATCTTGAACACGGTTATTTGTGTACTACCGGTAAGAAAGGGGTAATGATTGAAGTGGGCGGTCAGCCTCAAGGCGTATTAAGAGAAGATGTTTACCTTTTAACACAAACTATGGCCGAGGCTATTTTAGATTTTTGTGTAGCCTATAATAACCAAAAGATAGAAACAGACGCACTGCCTGCGTGTGAAGCCTTTCGCCTTGGTGAAAACGTCGGCTTTCCATTAGATGGAAATGGCGCGCGTACCGCGATGATCCACCACTCATTGCAAGACAATGATTTTAAGCCTCTATTACCCGGTTCTCCCATGTTTAGAACTTTTGACGGAAAAGATATTCTCTGGGACGGTGAGAAAGAAACCTACCCTCATTTCATTAATGAAGCGGCGTACTTCAAGCTGGACGTTGCGTTCGCTACGGCCCAGCGCATTACTCTGTAA